The DNA sequence AGGGAGTTGAGCTTGTTACAGTAGGTTCTGATCTTGAACCTGATTCTCCTGAAGTCAAACGTCTTGAAGCAAGGCGGCAAAAACTTGAATTAATGGAAAAAAAGATTGATGCAGAAGTACTTAAATACCAAAATCTGTTAAAAATGGCGGAAACAGAAATGCAATCCGCTCAAAAAATCGTAGATAACAGTATAAAACGTTCTTTCTCCTACGGAGGAGGCGGACAGTAAACTCAAATAATTAAATAATTAAATAATTTATAAATTTTCAAATTAAAGAGGCTGCTAAAAATTTTTTTAGTCAGCCTCTTTTGAAATGTGTTGTTATTAATGATTTGAAGCAGCAGGTAAAAAACATTGTAAAGAAATATTGCAAAATTATAGACAATTTATATAAGAAATAGCAAATCTTATAAAATCTTACCACACTCCCCCTTTCCCTTTTACACTACCTACCTACATCACAAAAGTTTTAGACAGTTAACCAACTGTCTTTTTTTTTGCATAAAAATCATTTTTTGGTTTTAAGTATATAAATATCAATTTCTTAATGATTTTGATAAGATTATTTCTATAGTTCAAGGAAAATAAAATAATGATTAAGCTTGGAATAATCGGTTATCCTTTAGAACATTCTCTTTCCCCCGTAATGCACAATGCAGCTTTGAAAGAAATTGGCATTGAGGGAAGTTATGTTCCTCTTGAAACCTATCCGCAAAATCTTGCAGAAAAGATTTGTTTTCTTAAAGAAAACGGGTTCAGGGGTTTTAATGTGACCATTCCTCACAAAATAGCGGTGATGCAGTATTTGGATACGATAGATGATTTTGCAAAAGTCGTTGGTGCTGTAAATACAGTTGTTATTGACAAAGATAAAAAACTTTACGGCTATAATACCGATGTTTACGGATTTGTTCAGGCAATTCCCACGGTGTTAAAAGAAAATATTAAAAATAAAAAAGCGGCTGTTATCGGTTCAGGCGGAGCAGCAAGAGCTGTTATGACTGGATTGAACCAACTGGGAATAAAGGAAATTTCTATTTTTGCCAGAAATCAGGAGAATTCACAAAAATTAAAAGAAATAATTCTAAAAAATTTCCCGCATATTAATATAATTTGTTTGTTTCTAGAAGAAAATGCCGATTTGTCAGAGTTTTCTGTGGTAGTAAATACTACACCGCTTGGAATGTACGGAAAAAACGAAAGAATTTCTCCTTTAAGTAAGAATTCATTAGCAACTTTGCCGGAAAATGCTTTAGTTTACGATATTGTTTATAAACCTGAAAAAACAAAACTTCTTGAATATGCCGAGCAAAGAGATCTGATAACGCTAAATGGTCTTGAAATGTTGATTTTGCAAGGAGCAAAAAGCTTTGAGCTCTGGATAGGGCAAACTCCAACTTTAGAAGTTATGAGAAATGCATTAATTCAAAATATATATCGCTTATAAAAAATATGTTTTAAATTAATAGAAAAGTACTATAGCTTAAGATATCTTAATTTTATGTTTAATTTTTCCGATAAATAGGAATATTAAATAAATAAAGGACTGCAATCATGATTCAAGGAATAAAAAACACTCCTTCAATAAGTACCTCTTTCCCTTCTGAAAAGAAGGCTATTTGCTCGGGGAATGAACCTCTGAATTCTTTCGAAAATGAAGATACGGCTATAATAAGCGCACAGGCAAAGTTATTAAATGAACTTGATAAATATAATGCAGGTCAAAGTAATGAAACAGATCTTGCTATTACTTGTATAAACTCTAAAATTCAAGTAAATGCCGCTGCAAAAGTTATTAATACCAAAAAAAAATAATGGATACTATTCTTGATTCTTTTTAAAATATTTACGATTGTTTACCCGGATCAACAAAGCCACCTTGTTTTAAAAACCCTATTATAGCATAGGCGGCACTTTTCTGAAGCTTTGAAGGGGCTTGTCTCATAAGATCTACAGCT is a window from the bacterium genome containing:
- a CDS encoding shikimate dehydrogenase, which gives rise to MIKLGIIGYPLEHSLSPVMHNAALKEIGIEGSYVPLETYPQNLAEKICFLKENGFRGFNVTIPHKIAVMQYLDTIDDFAKVVGAVNTVVIDKDKKLYGYNTDVYGFVQAIPTVLKENIKNKKAAVIGSGGAARAVMTGLNQLGIKEISIFARNQENSQKLKEIILKNFPHINIICLFLEENADLSEFSVVVNTTPLGMYGKNERISPLSKNSLATLPENALVYDIVYKPEKTKLLEYAEQRDLITLNGLEMLILQGAKSFELWIGQTPTLEVMRNALIQNIYRL